From one Streptomyces sp. SCSIO 30461 genomic stretch:
- a CDS encoding MerR family transcriptional regulator codes for MHDDDLNHAPDNPPDGEPLLTIGAFAHRARLSPKALRLYDRLGLLDPARVDEATGYRWYRADQVERARLVALLRQLDMPLALIGDVVGLPGTDAAQAVADHWAEVDARRARQAALAAHLRDRLSGRRPTMFEIKTCDIPEQTVLAERRHLVADELPRWIPAAVDRLIRAAAECGGVAGIPFVVYHAEVTPDSDGPAEACVPVADARAAEKWMAANSRGGVAVRVEPAQRLAYTRITKAQVAHPQILSAFDAVEDHIAREGLTVAGPCREVYFAEDWDAASPTDEVCDIAFPVSSRRR; via the coding sequence GTGCACGACGACGACCTGAATCACGCCCCGGACAACCCCCCGGACGGCGAGCCACTGCTGACGATCGGTGCCTTCGCGCACCGCGCCCGGCTGTCGCCCAAGGCGCTGCGTCTCTACGACCGCCTCGGGCTGCTCGACCCCGCCCGGGTGGACGAGGCCACCGGCTACCGCTGGTACCGCGCCGACCAGGTGGAGCGCGCCCGGCTTGTCGCCCTGCTGCGGCAACTCGACATGCCGCTCGCGTTGATCGGCGACGTGGTCGGACTGCCCGGGACCGACGCCGCGCAGGCGGTGGCCGATCACTGGGCGGAAGTCGACGCGCGCAGGGCCCGGCAGGCCGCTCTCGCGGCCCACCTCCGTGACCGGCTATCGGGCAGGAGGCCCACGATGTTCGAGATCAAGACATGTGACATACCGGAGCAGACCGTGCTCGCCGAACGCAGGCATCTGGTCGCCGACGAACTCCCGCGCTGGATCCCGGCGGCCGTCGATCGGCTGATCCGGGCGGCGGCGGAGTGCGGCGGCGTCGCGGGGATTCCGTTCGTGGTCTACCACGCCGAGGTGACCCCTGACAGCGACGGCCCGGCGGAGGCCTGTGTTCCGGTCGCCGACGCGCGAGCGGCTGAGAAGTGGATGGCGGCGAACAGCCGCGGCGGCGTGGCGGTGCGGGTGGAGCCCGCACAGCGGCTCGCCTACACCCGGATCACCAAGGCACAGGTCGCGCACCCGCAGATCCTCTCCGCCTTCGACGCGGTCGAGGACCACATCGCGCGCGAAGGCCTGACCGTCGCCGGGCCCTGCCGCGAGGTGTACTTCGCAGAGGACTGGGACGCGGCTTCGCCCACGGACGAGGTGTGCGACATCGCCTTCCCCGTGAGCTCCCGGCGGCGCTGA